The Nocardioides ginsengisegetis region CGCGGGGGTCCTTCTGGCGCAGCGAGCCCGCCGCGGCGTTGCGGGGGTTGGCGAAGACCGGCTTGCCGGCCTCGGTCATCGACTCGTTGAGCCGCTCGAACGCCTCGACGGGCAGGAACACCTCGCCGCGCACCTCGACCAGCGCGGGCACCGGGAAGTCGGCGGACTCCTTCAGCCGGTGGGGCACGGAGGCGATCGTCTTGACGTTGGGCGTGACGTCCTCGCCGGTGCGGCCGTCGCCACGGGTGAGCGCCCGGACGAGGCGGCCCTCCTCGTAGAGCAGGTTGATCGCGAGGCCGTCGACCTTGAGCTCGCAGAGCAGCGCCGGGGCCTCGACCCCGTCGCGGCCGAGCCGGGCGTGCCAGGCGGCCATCTCCTTGAACGAGAAGGCGTTGTCGAGGCTCTCCATGCGCTGCAGGTGGTCGACCGCGGTGAACTCGGTGGAGACGGCGCCGCCGACCTTCTGGCTGGGCGAGTCGGGGGTGCGCAGCTCGGGGAACTGCTCCTCGAGCGCCTCGAGGCGGCGCAGCCGCACGTCGAAGTCGCCGTCGGAGAGCGTGGGGTCGTCGAGAACGTAGTAGCGCCAGCGCGCGTCCTCGATCTCCTCCGCGAGCTGGCGGTGCTCGTCACGGGCCTCGGGGGTCGCCGGGGTCGGGTCGCTCATGGGGCACATCTTGCCCGGTGGCACCGACGTCCCATCCGGGGGCGCGTCGGCTCCGAACACCTCCCGTGCCGACCGAGACCGCGACACCCGCCTCGCCTGCCCTGACCCGGAGGGACGTCCCCGGGCGGCGCGCCCTGGTGCTGATGCTGCACGGCGGCACGGAGACGTCGACCCGCCCCGTCGACGGCCGCAGTGCCTCGTGGCGACGGTCGGCGGCGATGCAGCGCGCCATCGGCGACACCCTCCACGAGGCCGGCGTGAGCACCTGGCTGGTCGGCTACCGGCAGCGCGGGTGGAACGGCGGGGCGCCCGTCGAGGACGCGCGCTGGGCCCTCGACGAGGTACGACGGGAGCTCGGCCGGCTCCCCGTCGTACTGCTCGGGCACTCGATGGGCGCGCGCACCGCCGTGCACGTGGCCGACGACGAGGACGTGGTGGGTGTGGTCGGGCTCGCCCCGTGGCTGCCCGAGGGCGAGCCGGTCGGGGCCCTCGCGGGCAAGCGGCTGCTGGCGGCCCACGGACGGCGCGACCGCATCACCTCCCCGCGGGCGACCCGCGCCTACGTCGAGCGTGCCGCCAAGGTCGCCGCCGAGGTCGACTTCGTGGACATGGGGCCGGTCGGCCACTACATGTTCAAGCGGGTGCGGGCCTGGAACGAGCTCGCCGCCCGGGCCTCGCTCGCGCTGCTCTGAACGGGTCGACAACTGGTCCAGACCATCCGGCCGATTCCGGATCGGCCGGGAATGGATCGGCGGTCCTCGGCTGTTCGCGATGAAACGAAACCGTTTCGTTTCATCCATGTGAACAGATCGAGGACACCGCATGACCCCCAGTTCCGAGCCGGTCCTGACCCGTCCGCGGGTCGAGGGCGACCGTGAGCAGGAGATCCTCGACGCCACCCTGGAGGTCCTCGGTGACGTCGGCTACGACCGGCTAACCATGGACGCCGTCGCCACCCGCGCCAAGGCGTCCAAGGCCACGCTCTACCGCCGCTGGAACGGCAAGGTCGCCCTCGTGATCGACGCCCTGCTGTCGGTCAAGAGCACCCCCGCCGCCCCCGACACGGGCAGCCTCCGCGAGGACCTCATCCAGTCGTTCTGCGGCATGGGCGGGCTCACCGACGAGCAGTCGGTCGGCACGTTCGCCGCGGTCATCACGGCCATCAGCCGCGACGCGGAGTTCGCCGAGGCGTTCCGCCGCGAGGTGATCGGCCCCAAGGCCCGCGTCGCCCAGGAGATCTTCGAGCGCGCCGACGCGCGCGGCGAGATCGCCCCCGGCGTCGACCTGTCCCTGCTCGCCCCCGCCCTCGCGGGCATCGTCCTGCACCGCATGTACCTCATCGGGGAGCTCCCCGACCAAGACCTCATCACGCGGGTCATCGACCAGATCATCCTGCCCGCCGCCACGCGCCGGCCCTGACCGGCTCCCCGACGTACCTCCCGTCAACGACGACACCCGAAGGAAACCCCATGGCTGACCTCCAGCAGACCGAAGTGCCGGTCGAGGCCCCCAAGGCCCATTACGGGTGGGCCCTCGTGCTCATCTCGATCGCCCAGCTGATGGTGGTGCTCGACGCCACCATCGCCAACATCGCGCTGCCGTTCATCGGCCGCGACCTCGACATCAGCCAGGCGAACCTCTCCTGGATCGTGACCGGCTACGCCCTGGCCTTCGGCGGCCTGCTGCTGCTGGGCGGTCGCCTCGGCGACCTCTACGGCCGTCGCAAGGTCTTCATGATCGGCCTGTCGGTCTTCGCGATCGCCTCCCTGCTCGGTGGCCTCGCGACCTCCGAGCCGCTGCTCATGGGCGCGCGGGGCCTCCAGGGCTTCGGCGCCGCCCTCGCCTCCCCCGCCGCGCTCGCCCTGATCACGACGACTTTCCCGGCCGGCCCGCAGCGCAACCGCGCGTTCGCGGTGTACGCCGCGATGTCGGGTGCCGGTGCCGCCGTCGGCCTGATCCTCGGTGGCTGGCTGACCGGCCTCGACAGCGCCTTCGGCATCGAGATGAGCGGCTGGCGCCTGACCTTCCTCATCAACGTCCCGATCGGCCTGGTCGCCGCCGCTCTCGCGCCGCGTGTGCTGGCCGAGTCGGAGTCCCACCCCGGCCAGCTCGACATCCCCGGCGCCCTGACCGGCACCCTGGGCCTCCTCGGCCTCGTCTTCGGCCTCACCCGCGCCGGCCAGGCCGCGCACGGCTGGGGCGACCCGGTGACGATCGCGTCCCTCGTCGCCGGCGTGGCGCTGCTCGCGCTCTTC contains the following coding sequences:
- a CDS encoding alpha/beta fold hydrolase, which translates into the protein MPTETATPASPALTRRDVPGRRALVLMLHGGTETSTRPVDGRSASWRRSAAMQRAIGDTLHEAGVSTWLVGYRQRGWNGGAPVEDARWALDEVRRELGRLPVVLLGHSMGARTAVHVADDEDVVGVVGLAPWLPEGEPVGALAGKRLLAAHGRRDRITSPRATRAYVERAAKVAAEVDFVDMGPVGHYMFKRVRAWNELAARASLALL
- a CDS encoding TetR/AcrR family transcriptional regulator, whose product is MTPSSEPVLTRPRVEGDREQEILDATLEVLGDVGYDRLTMDAVATRAKASKATLYRRWNGKVALVIDALLSVKSTPAAPDTGSLREDLIQSFCGMGGLTDEQSVGTFAAVITAISRDAEFAEAFRREVIGPKARVAQEIFERADARGEIAPGVDLSLLAPALAGIVLHRMYLIGELPDQDLITRVIDQIILPAATRRP